Within Sorghum bicolor cultivar BTx623 chromosome 2, Sorghum_bicolor_NCBIv3, whole genome shotgun sequence, the genomic segment TCGGAGAATCATTTCAACGATCTAGTGTCATCAGCTTGCATTGCTCCTAGTTTGGGCACTGGAGTACAGTGGTAGCTGCCATGACCAAGCTATGCTTGAGCCTGCAATCTGCCATGAACGGGATAGCTTAACCGCATAACCTATCAGCAGGCTTCATCTAGCCAACTGCACAAGGTTCAACTGCTGAACTTCATGTCATATTGGTAAACTAATTCACCCATCCAACAGGTGTTACTACTAAAATTCAGTCCACCACCCTTTCAGAGTCACTAGTGTTAGTTCAGGCTCATTCCTTGAGAGGATAGTTCAGGCTCACTAGTCACTAGTGTTAGCTGCTGTTGCAACACTCTCTTTTCGAGATCACGAAAAGCTCGTGCGCCTCTCCTACCGGTCGATATACAACTAAAAGCAACAACTCTTAACTGCTCCCAATCGTCACAAAGATTACAGTGATCACACCCACCAAACGCGATTAGTGAAGTCTACCCCTGCGATTAGTGCTACCAAGTCCATCATGGTTTTAAAAGGCATCAAACGACTCCTGTAAAGCGAAAGCCTAGCAGATGGGTTTAAACATTCGGCTATAACCCATGATGACTTGAAAGCCATGAAACTAGTATAATAATTGTGCCAGAAGAGAATGAAATAACCACTACCCCTCTCCAATTCCCATCCTTCAGCGAAAGTTCAGCATATCCTCGTCACTGGCCCAGTAGATGTGGTATGTGGACATGACAACAGAAACTGAATGAAAGTAAAGTTCAGGAAAAACATTCGACACTACACCTCTCCAATTCGACCATACTTATCCTCGTCACCGGCCCAGTAGATGTGAACAAGTCATCAGAAACTGAATGAAAGCAAAGTTCAGCGAAAGCATTCTGACACACAGCATACCAAATATTGTTTATTCAATCTTGTTCTGATAAAGAAGCGAGCCATCGAAGTTCGATGGAGCCTCGTACAAGATTCGACACAACGGTAACAAGCATACACGCAGGGAGGGGGCTATGTGTTATGTGTAGTATAGGAGAACGCGCAGGCGTAGTAGTAGGCCTGCTTGTACACAGCCAGATAGATATGCTCCACCTCAGATATATAGCTGCTTTGCATGCAGGGCTTGCTATGGACCCGGCGGTTGCTCAGAAACCATGAATCTTGATGTGTTCCTTCTTCACAATGCCGGCCTGCCAGGACACAACAGGAACGGAATTAACCATCTTCGTGCAACGCTGCATGTCTATGCGAACAAGATGAAAAACCAAATGGTACCTACCTGGACAAGGAAATTAGAGACGTTCTTCCTCTGATCACCCTGGAGTTGAATGACCTATAGTGGCAGAACAAATTCATCAGGATAATTAGCTTCTATCGTAGACAGGCGAAGCTAAAAAATGCATAGAGATGACCTAGGAACACAAGTTCGTCAGAAGCACCATACCTGTCCAAGTTCTGGGTCCTGGACCACTGTACCATTGCAGCAAAACTCTTTCTTGAGATCTTTGAGGATCTTGCTGTAGCTGAACTCCTTCTTCAATCCCTGGACAGTAGTCAGACTCTTGCGACCATTACGCTGCTGGATGCGTACATGAACGTAGTCCTTTGATCCTGCTGCCGCACCAGAGTCCCCAGCATTGGCCTCAGCAAAGGGATCTGTATGTGTGACACAGATTAGAATAAACTGCATGTATTCCAGGCATGGCAACCAAAAGACAACTGAACTAAAAGAAAACGAAAACAATTAACTAACATACCGAAGGCAGTTGGGATCTGAACGTCGAGATCAGACATGAAAACTTGATTGGTGAGAGTGGCAAGCTACACCAAGAGCTGTACAAAGGAATGATATAGATATTAGAGAAAATTCAGTGCAGACAAAGGCAACCACAACACACTTTCAAACATCTACATTTTCTGTGATCAAACACTACTAAAAACACAGGCTAAGTTTCTACTAGAGTCATAGGGGTGCACACCATGAAACAATAGAGAGTAGAGGTCAATACTGAACACAGCTGACGACATTCTTCCATACAAGAATCTAGGAGCAATTTGTACCGAGCCAAGCATATCTAGACTATATGATATAGCTTTTCCTAAAACTAAGGGgtaaaaaataaagctagcagAAATGGGTTATGTTGAAGAATTCAGTCACAAACCCCACCATGTGACCATCTCTATAAGATCTCAATGACTTTATATCATTGTCTGTGCAAGTGTCTATGACATGGGCCCATTGTAATTTACCTCATCATTCCTCTCAGCAACTATTTATTCCTACAGTCCAGATAACTTTCAATTAAGTGGTCCTAAGCTTTAAATGAAGGCATCTCAATTGTAGAGAAGATGCCAGGGATAGATGGATGCCATCCACATTAGAAATAAGGAGTTAGTTATAATCAAATCAACCACCCCAAGTCCAAAACAGAAATTGAGCTGACTAGAAGCATCAAGTCCAACCCTTTCAATTCCTATGCTCTAACATACATACAAACCTAATGAGCACCCCTTGGTCTTTATACTACAAAGTACGAACAGCTAAAAAATGCATCCTTGGTAGTACTGATCTGCTTAGGTCACTATCTTTGGCTTCACATAACTGTAGAATAAGCAAAGCAAGGGGGCATAAGATGACATGCTTTCATGTCATGAAGGATTTCATCTAAATTATTTCCATCAAGATTAATTCTTTCTGTACAGCCATGATCAAAATTTTGCCGAACATAAATCCTCTGAAACCAGAGCAAGCTGACTGTTGGAATTCAGGGCCAGCAAACCGTACCCAGTCTGATTACGATTACTTAACAGCCTCACGAACAACAGTCATACTAAGATCCAGACAAGAAAAACGATATCTAACAAAAAATCAAGCATGATCGCAAACTTCTGGGGGGGGAATAACG encodes:
- the LOC110432939 gene encoding protein translation factor SUI1 homolog → MSDLDVQIPTAFDPFAEANAGDSGAAAGSKDYVHVRIQQRNGRKSLTTVQGLKKEFSYSKILKDLKKEFCCNGTVVQDPELGQVIQLQGDQRKNVSNFLVQAGIVKKEHIKIHGF